GATTATCTGCATTTATTGAATAGCTTCATCAATCATTAGCTCCTTGTTCATCAGTTACAcataaaatatgataatagATTCGAAATCAAAGCTCACTTTCTGCAACTTCATTTGTAgtacaatttaataaataaaatttactgAACAAAATCCCAACCTAGGCAACATGTCAATCTAATATTTCACACAAAATTTATAGCTTTTCTCCCACCTATTAGGTCGAGTCAAAAGCCACATTCGTGCCATTCAACCAAGAAGTACCCTGAATGAAGGATTCTACGTTAAACTTTGAGGCCTCTGCTGAGGTAAGACTAGGCTTATATCCCGCCCATTGGACTCGCCTGCTTGTGTTCGAACCTGGCCCAGCATTTGCATACTCCCCATAGGAAATAGTGCTAGGTGGATCACTTGCTTGCCATTGAAGCCAACCCAAGGGGTTCAAGAAACCACCGATATTTGTTTGCAGAATAACAGTGGTGGAAAAGTTCTTCCATGGCCTTCCAAGAAATGTCGAAGCTGTTAAATTATCCAATGGGCTCATTTCACATCTCTGGATCGAAATACCCGTGTTCTGATTTGGATCTGTTTTCCCTTGTGCCGTTATGGTCACAAATTGGTTAGGCAATGGTTGCCTAGGCAAGATTTTGCAGTCTTGGAAGACAGAGGCAGAGTTTCCGAATATGAAGTCGACTGTGCCTGTTACATCACATTCACGATAAAACTGACGGTTGGAATGTGCGTATAGCGTGTCTTGGAATGCCTCAAACGAGCACCGGTAGAAGATTGACTTATCCGATCCCGACCGAAAGGCCACAGCCTGGTTGTTCTGTGGCCCGGCCTCATTTTTGAAGCTTATGTCTCGGGCCATGAATCCTTTCCCCATTGCAACTGTGGATGATAGAATTGACAAAATCACAAATTAATGTCTTAGAGATACATGGATATAAGCACACACAATCATATCTCACAAATATGGTCTGGTAGCAAGTAGCATCCTCTCATCCAGTTTGAACAGGTAATATTCTTGAACTCAATCTCGAGATTTATATATTTTCACGACAATCAATATCCCTGTACTTGCAGACACTAAcatttatttaatgaataaaGATTTTGAAGAGAAACTTACCAAAAGTGGCGGTGACAAAAGTTGCATAACCAGTCCCATTACTCCGCCTGCCGGAAACAACGGTGGCTGCTTTTCCGTCACCGTAAATCATCACATTCCACTGATACTTGCTCAACACCACATTCTCCACATACTCCCCTGCCTTTACGTAAATAACAAAAATCATTTCGCTCTTGTTCTGAATTCTCCCCACCGCCTCATTAATCGTTCTCACATCTCCACTACCATCGTTTGACACCGTGACATTCGGCTTAGGCTTACCCACCTGGAGGATCCGCCGGTGCGCCGCCGTGAGCCAAGATGGAGATCCATGCTTCGCCTCCAGTAAACGGCGGTGAATCGGGATGTTGTTTTCTTCTACTGTCTTGAGAAACTTCGAGACAATGGCTAAGCTGTTGCTCGCGAATTCAGTAGAATTCTTCATCAAATGCCTTACCTCAGTGACCAAAGCTGCACTTACCTCTTCTAAAGCATCGAAGCACGTTTCTTGGTCTGTAATTACGGTGCTTAGCCACGTTCTCAGGTCGGTGATTTTTGAAATGGAAATCTGGTTGCCGTCAATGGAGGATATGCAATCGTCGAGGGAGTCGACAGCGTCGTGCAAAACCGTCTCGCAGACTTTTAGAGCTTCTTTCACTTCTGGGTCATCCGCTCTGTTGATAAATTTCTTCGCGAAAGTGGACGATACCATCTCCAGAGAATTCATCACCACCAGTAAAGAAAATTGGAATATCTTTTCCGGGTCGGTGGTATTGGAAGCACTGAGGCTAGTTAAACACGAATCTGGATACAGAGTCACGCTGCAGACGGATTTAACCGCCTCCGCGGGGTAAATTGCGGCCGCTGGAACTTCATTGGCATTGTTGTTGTTCTTCCTATGAACCAGAGTTCCGGCAACTACTCCGATTATCAGAACTATAAACAAAACAAGAGAAATTGAAAGAATTATTTTCTGGTTGCGGGTTTTTCTTTTGAATGCTGCTTCTTCGAGCTCATCCACTCTGCCATATCCCTTGAAGGAAGTGCATGTGTCCATTATTACAGTTAAAAAAGCTTGGATTTTTCAGATCGGCGAGTGAGATTCCGAAGCTTTTGAGGTCAGCCGACCGTGCTTCTAGTATTTATTGCTACCTTGCCTGATTGGCTGGAAAGGGAATTCGATATTTTCTCTCTTTATAAAATACGTTTCATTACTAATATAcatacataatatttttttgtttttcgttCAAATCTCAATCTTGACATTTATTTCTAAAACAGGATAATAAGATGTATTAAGAATGGAACTTGAACTTGACTCAATCTCAAAAACTAGCTAACTCAAGGAAGATGATTGTCCAAgatcatatatacaactcccaggtATTTTATTCAACCGACGCCCAGAAATGAACATGTGGCTATAGgtagtccaacacataacggtggaacctGAGCTCTGATATGATGTTAAGAATGAAATTTGGACATAACTCTACCACAAAAACTAATTCAAAATGAGAGGATTATTCAAGAACATATATAGAACTCTTAAATAATTTATCTAATCGACGTAGAATAATTAACAAGATAAAAGTTGATTTTGTCTTAATATTGCAACGACTATCACTGAAAAGATGATGGTTATCCATCAAAATATATGAGGTATAATTTCACATCAAAAAACAATGTTGACAGGAAAGTAGTGTTCTCAAGACCCAAAACTCTCGACGAATTGACCAATTTCCACCGGAACAATAAATACCGTCACATCATGGCAGCAATATTGTTAGCAGGCGCATTGATGACACTTGTTTAAAGGACATCAACCCTTTACCCTCTCGCTATTATTGTTGTatgtaatgaaaaataataataatgaagtaaatatatagaaaaaggCAGTTGACTTTATTTAAGAATTAAGACCGGCTTGCCATCGAGTATCGTTAATTTAATGTCACGCTACCAAGTGACAGATAGAATTGATTCAAAATGAATTAAATCTGTCAAATATGTAATAACTATGGATTGACGAATTTGTATTTAGTCTGGCATCACTAATGGGCCTTGTTATTGAACAATACTCACCACCTTTTAAGGCCCAATTCAGTTTTACTTTATGTTTCCTTTTATTTCTGATGGTGAACGGAGGCTTTCTTCATGGCAAGAAATCATTGATTGATTGTTGTATTCGCATTTCCAAGCTAGGAAAATTTGACGGTGCAATATATTCGATAGTGTCCTAACAATAGTACAAAACTCATGAACTCTAATCTACAACAACGGTAAGTACCATGATGTACTTAGtacaacaaaataaaatgaaagaATTGTCCAGCGGGCAGTACTCCTCCCTCAGTTCGCTGCTGCATTCTTTGGTCATCTACGGAGGCTTACTTGTTCTGCGTTGGATTTGATCTGCTAGGAGGTATGTCTCGGAAGTTTGACTTAACCTTCTTGTATGGATTCTTCTCTTTCACGTGCAAATCTCTGAGAGCTTGTGAAGATGGATCCACACCTGCCATGGAAGAGGGCCGTATTTGTGTTTTTGGCAGTGGGATCCGAGTTGCTTGCGTTTTATGCTGGTGGAAATGCAGAACGAGCGCTAATGCCAGAATATAAGTGGCCAACTTTAACATTCTGAGGTAGGGCTTCATTGTGATAAGATGACACTAAGATTGTTCTCAATGAGTTTTGAATGTGATTAGGCTTTGTAATGATggtatatacacacacacacacacatatatatatatatattatatatacacaaGCGGAGCCATGTGTTGCTCCGTCCGGGTGGCTTATTTTTTCCGATATTTTTAATACATCAAATTTTGTCTTATTTTCCTTAGCCCGGGGCTCCAATATTGTCGATATTAGCTCAACCATGATTTAAAAAATTCTAGCCTGGGTAAAAACGAAAACCTGGCTCCGCCactgtgtgtctatatatatatatgtgtgtataatatttttgtatttggTTTCACAATGTTCTTGGAATCCTATGCAAGTGAGATCATGTGCTGCTTCTTTGACTATCATGCATGTTATGATTCATGACTTCCGGATTGggtaattttcaaatttctagTGCGGACATGTGGTTGACACGtgattatatttttatcttACGAGAACAaggtaatatatttttatataaatgtgTGTACGATttgatttctttcttttttcatttAAGGGATTCTGACCATGAGAATTGCAGAAATTGATagtttttttttacattaaacTTGAGagcatagtttttttttttgtctcaaTCTGTTCGAACTATGAATAAAGAAAGTAGTGAAAACAGTGTCTGGTTCAGTCAAGAGTTTCCCATGCCACTTGCTAGATTCGTATCATTTATGTATCTGAATTCgttcatttaaaatttttgtatacTCCGATCATGCTTGATATAATTTCATCAAatgtaaattattaaattgtttattttaccCTTTGCAGAAAAATACTGGCCCCTCAGATTTGTTACTGTAATAAAAGATACGCAACATGCAAGGATGCGAGTCGCGAGGTATCAAAAGACACAGATTTCTTATCGTAAAGCTTTTCTTTATTCTGCCACCATGCAGGAACTTGGAAGTGAGAAATACGTATAATCACATAAAAATTATATGagaaaattttctttttgtatctttcattttcttgtcatttgacaattttaatcttttttaaTATTGCGCATTTAATGTTTAGAggaaaaaactaaaattgacAACAAAACAAATATACCGGATAAGATTGAAATTTTACAATATCAAAGACCAAAATAGCAAATAGATAAATATATAAGACAAAAATGCGATTTTCCCAAATTATATTTTAGGTCGTGTCTGAAGAGATGTATTTGAAATCAATGGATTTCGATTATagttttattgcttaaaataaaactatatatcaaatattaaatatatgtcATACTTGTTTACACGTTACTAGTGCATAATATAATGAATTTAAGATGATATCATAAATGAGTGAACTTGAAATTCTTCataattaacataaaatattatataaacatataagATATGAATTTGAAGTTTATGGTCTTACTTAcctaaacaataaaaaaaattttgaatacaTTTGAAATCAATCGATCCAAACGAAGGCACGCGTTCTTATTTTTCATTCGATTCTGTGGCCAAACTACTTTACAGCAATATATCAATCTCCTTTGATTTTTATACCctaaaattttgtaaaaaaaatacattttacctcctattaaattgatatttttcttTGACATATTTTACGCAAATGGGGCTTGGTCAAAAGAACACCagctttaaataaaaaaaaaaaagaataaataagCAAGGTTTTTGCATGTAAACACCAATAATTTATTTGGAATAGCTTGTGATGGGAACATAGCGCTTTGGTTCGTGAATGGATTTGAAAAGTCTTCTTATTACTTATTGTGCATAAAAGTCGTGAATCTTGACTGTGTTTAATTTGTATtagttattaaaaaaaaatagtagtAAAATTGTGGTCGTCGTGCTCTGACCCATGGCTACAAATTGTTATTAATTTTGCCTCacacaaaattaaattaattaattaatcataatCAGGTTTTAATTTATGGATTTTTTCGGGACAGTTCGAATACACAGATAATTttctttagaaaacattttGACTAAAGTTATTTTAGTAACTACTCCCTTTTTAGGGTATTTTTATTTGTTCTAAATCGGTTTTGAATTAAGTCATtgaaagttatatatataaatttgaaCAATTCTTGCTCTTTGTTCTCGTTTTTGAAGTTGACTTAGCTTCAAATCTCAATCTTAACAAGAAATCAGATACATGTTTCGTTACTGGTCTAGACCCACTTTTATGTGTTGAAATGCCCTATTGACTACCTGATAATGACTTGTAAATATCACGCTCCGGTTattcatttttgggtgtgaaaTGGTTAGTTAGATGTCTCATATCAATTGAATTAAACAATCGATAGTCGTATATATGAACTTAtacaatcttttttttttttgcattaacttttgaaattgagttatattaaaatattcatCTTCAACACCATTATTTGATTAAAAGACTTTTTATCTTCCATTTTCACTTCTTTATGCACTGTTTTTCTTCATTTCATACGTATTTTTTTTTTCGCTTTTTCTTTTCCCTTCCTTTTTTCTTTCATTACTCAACTATTTGAGAGAATATTGCAAGCAACAAAGATAATTCCTTAGTAAATCATCTACAATTAAGCAACACATATAGACAGAAACAATGTTCAACATAATCATATACAAAAATTGCAAATTTATATTCCAAACAATAAATTGTTCTTAAAAAACCTAATTaatttacataattttctgCTCGAACAAAGAAGATGTATTTGCTCTAGATTTTTTACGACTTTCGTGAAATTTGAAAGTCTCGACATATTCAATCTAAACATTTATATACTCTATTAAAATTTAGTGGTAgtcaatataattttttataaacttttagaAAGTCACGTTatattcaaacttgacttttatAAACCCTACAAAAAAATATAGAGAtattcaaaatgtcaatagacttttaatgacttatgaaattatattaaatacaaaaattaaatCCTAATGTACAATTAAAAAACATCAAATAATCTTTTTTATTCAGCTTAAAGATTTGGATGAAcatttaattaagaaatatttcaaactcacatatttatttttatttatattaaaagtaATATCAATACAAACACTAATTAATTCATTTGTTCCCATCCTTctgtttttccttttatttgtaatttttaataatatatttttttattgctaataatcatttaaaatactttttttttaacgttgttcattttattttttgaataatggtaaaaaaacatgtgaaatttaaaattatttttattaaaaaaataaaaaaaattagttacaCTGCGtaacaaaaaaatcataatatttaattggtctataaattgaaaataataataattatttctattaagtaattttttattaattattattacattttatgtttaattattattattattatttttaataattttagttATCATGCATCGTGATTTTGATTATAACTCAAAATTCAtacatgatataaatatatataatgtgtgtgattgattgatataatttttcaaaattaaaaatacatatatattaggATATCAGatacaaacattttttttagaaataataataataataataataataataataataataataataatatatttttcatataaatatttacttaaaatgaatgaaattattttaaactaatatttattgatatttaaaattattattgaataatttttaaaaatattaattaattaaataaaaatattgaattgactcgaataattgaaatttaattacgatatatttaatattaacttatttatcatttttgtaaattaaatcaataagtaaaaatatttatattaacaaataaaaatattttaaataaaaaatatttagctTCAACTGTTAGTtcaaagaatttttttaaaaaatcacagtcataaataaacaaaatttatagagttatatgaaaagttttataaaTATTAACAAAAGTCCTATATAATAAATCTATAAGattctttgaaaatatttagaaatttGTGAAAttctacaaaaataaataaaaatctattaactatataaaaatatgttatttaagAAAATCAACAAATATATCTAACGATTACACCCAAAATATCAcaactttttaaaaattattatcgtatatatacaataaataatgagtttttttttgttttgttttttttttttttttatttttgagataacAACGGGTGAGGTTGCAAAGCATTATACGAAATTCCATATTTAGTTAAATCCGACTCATCCACAGTCCTAGGGTTAAAATGGTATTTTCATTGGAACTCGAAAAAACAATAAACTACTCAACGCGATAAATAAATTGTCGACATCTCCGGGTAAAGGAAATTTATGCTTCAACAAATTCAACACCAACTTTAGAATTCCCCTTGATACTGTAGAATATTACACCGTGTAGATCAAATATCTCGAGGAATTCAGGTTCTGTTACATTCTATGTTGATATGTAAAGATGTGTGCTTCTCTGTGttgttgattaatttttttgggtATTAAATCCTTTGTCCTGCTAGGTTTTGATCTGGGATTTATCAAATCAGGATAATTTGATGATTTGTTGACAACTGCCTTGTTCGGTTTGTGCGCGTGTGTGCTTAGATTGCTATATTGCCATATTCTTTGCTGTGTCGTCTACAACTTTATGTTTTTGATCCCATATCATTAATGGACGAAAAGTACTTTCCATTTTATTGATGTAATCTTTACATGGCAGAAATTTTCTGCGTGGTCATTGTGGGAATTGCTCTGCTTTGAGGTGATTTATGGATGGGTTAGGGACATAGCGTTGAAAAAATCGTTGTGTCATGAGAGATGGCAAAGATTGCGGTACTCTGCTAGCACCAACtcaccaactgttggctagtaattttattttctcactGTGACTGTACCTATTAGGTTGAAAACACATGTTGATTTCTTTATCATAATCTGTGAAAAGGTAATTAGTGGTGGGAAAGTTGATGCTTATGGGTAATGAGATAGTGTCAGATTGTGTAAAAATCATTTGTGCGAGCATTTCGGAGAGatatttttcgaaaaattgCATAGACAGAATGGGTTATCGAATAGTGAAAGAGGTTAATGACTGAGTTGTTTGGACTGGCAATACATTAGATGGgacttgtttttgtttttgtttttcagATAATTTTGTAAATGAATCACAGCTTTGGCACTTCACATCACATTCTTCAAATTTCTATTAATTTAATATAGGTGTCTCCACAGcatatatttaatgttttcttTGCTTGATTTCGGTAGTAAATTTGTGGTATTTTTATGGCACTTGTTGGAAAACCTTAAACGTCTGATGTTTTTTCTCTTTAATTTTTGAGTAACTGATTCCTTTTTTTACAACATTGTGAGCTGCCTATACTATAATTGTTGTAGTTCGAGTTTATTTTGATTTGTATGCAAAAAAATAATGCTTTTTGATAAATCTATTTGCTACAAAAGTTGGATCTCCTCCAATTTTAAAGGCTACTTTTCTCGTTGCACCAGGAACTATATTATGAGCAGTGAATAGAATTAGAAAATTCTGAAATCTGTGACTATTGGTTGTGCAGGTTGGGATGGCTGAAAAAGCATGTGTAAAGCGTCTTCAGAAGGAATATAGAGCTCTCTGTAAAGTAAGTACCATTTTTTCCTGGAAAAGCTTTCACATACACTCTCATTGCACTCTGTAAAGTTACATTCTCATTGCACTCTGTAAAGTAAGTGCCATTTTTTCCTGGAAAAGCTTTCACATGCATTCTCATTGTGAACCATATTATACTCCGTTATTGAATTCTGAATGCTTGAAAAGGTACTTGCATTGGACATGTTAAGTTATGCTTCTTGGATGTCAGATAGTTCGTCACTTGAAATTTGATTAGTATAGCAAGGCAGGAATGAACAAGTACAATGGAAAATGTTTTGCAAAAGTATACCTTAATGTTGTTAAGATGATTTTGGCCAAGGTAGAAGATATTGTGTGAAGAAAGATAAATTTGATGGTACTTTGTTTAAGGCCCTTTTACAATgcaaaaatttaagaatttttcgGTATTGGTGCCGCTTTCAATCTGCAAATGTGGTAGACAAGGGAGAATTATGGATCAAGTAAAATAAGGACGAGTAAGAAGGCCTTCGTTTCCATTTATCTTTGAAGAAACAAACCATCATATATTTCCGAGGAACGAGTGGTTAAGAAGATTATTGGATTACCAGACATTCTTATTGAGTCTTTTTGTGGTGATGGATCAACCACCGTGTGAGAACTGAGGTTGTTTACTAGAACCAATAAAAATGGCTTTGTTTATCACTTATTCTGACACAACTTGTTTTTATAAAATGTATTTCTTGTTATCAAGTTCTATATATCTTCGTCTCTGCTTTGCTGATTATTTTGATATTCATTCCCAGGAACCTGTTTCCAATGTGGTGGCACGCCCTCTTCCAAATGACATCCTTGAGTGGCGTAAGTTGCTTGGATATTGTTGTATGCCTCTCTATGAATACACCTTGCATCATTTCCTcagctcaatcatattctttcaattcatcTTGTTGTGATGACTCACAAAACTTACAAATcacattaaagatttttttatgcatgttgagatGTGTCTTATATTCTATATTTTGTTGATTGTTATCTCATTTACGTCTTACTAGGGACAGTGTTCTACTTTGGCCATGATTAACTATAATGTGGGTTGAATGCGTGTTCCTTGTCTATTATTTTACACATTCTCCTTTATAAAATCCGACGTTCTTTACATTTTGATGTGATTTCTGAACACAGTATCTCGGAGTAACCTTTAAGAAGTACATCTTATAAATTGGGGAGTATCTTACTTTGTGATGTATTTAGGGATGAAAGGAAAAAACAGCctttattttatgtttatataGGAAATTATTAACATATCACCCTCcttaaattcaaaaaataaaatgaaataaaaaataatctaAAAAAAACTTGTTCACACATTCCCTACAGTTTCTGATTAAGTTGCCTCAGTTAATTTGTGGCCATCATCTTGAAAATTCATCTTTGTTGAGATATGAAGGTTAGAGAGCATCGCTGTGTTATTATTTTTTGGATATTCTTCATGGCGAGAAATTTCTTTCTGACCCCTAGGACATGGATATATATGTTTCCTACATTTTTGTGTCCTTGACTCCTAATTGTTGGCATCTGTGCCAGATTGCATATGATCTTGTGTTCGCATCATATTATGTAATACTGTCCTCATCTGCTGACATTATCTTTTATTGGCTAATTTTGTGGTCAGATTATTTGTTGGAGGGGAGTGATGGAACACCATTTGCAGGTTTTGCCTTTGTAATTTCGTTGTGTGTGTATAGCTAAAAGTAGAGAGTTGACGTTAGTATTTGGAGTATTATTGGCATGCACATTTATGCTAACGGTGTTTATATATGGAGTACTCATGATGCTAgttctttttcatttttatattttcaatcaaTGTAGGTGGTTATTATTATGGAAAGATAAAGTTTCCACCAGAATATCCGTTTAAACCTCCTGGCATCAGGTGACTTTTCATGGTTGAACTTAGTTACATAGTACCAAACTCCAAGTGTCGATGGTGCCATGATCTGCTTAAATTTGCGTAACCTTTTTTTATGTAAATTGTTTTTATGTCCTCTGTAGTATGACTACTCCGAATGGACGCTTTATGACTCAAAAGAAGATATGCCTGTCTATGAGCGATTGTAAGCTAATTATAGTAATCATACGAATGATTTCTTCATCTTGTTTCACTCACACTTCGTCGTTTTTCCAGTCCATCCAGAGAGTTGGAACCCTATGTGGTCTGTCTCAAGGTATGGGTTTTTCCACAAGGAAGATAGTTGTATATATTTCCTGTATCAGTCTTAAATTTCTTGTGCTGATTTTTCTTATTCGCATGCAGCATATTGACggggcttctttctttcatgGTGAGTTAGCTTTCAAATTGTTGAGAGTGAAAAGATATTATAGTTTTAAGTTTAAGCCGAAATTAGGTGGAGACGGTTACCTGAATGACTGAACAGACTGGTTTATTTGTTCTCAGATGGACACTAGTCCTACTACGGGCAGTGTCACAACTACAGCCGAAGATAAACAAAAGCTTGCAAAGTCTTCTTTGGCATTCAACTGTAAAAAGTGAGTTACACGCTTGATGCTCATCTACTGCTCTACAAGATGATTGAAAAATACCTTCGAATTTTCTTTTTATCACAATGAATCTAAACTTTGTGTCGACATACATATTTTAGAACAAACATAAAATTTACTCGTTTCATCTTTGAAAGATTGGCAACTACTTAACATTGTCTTTTGTGAGGTGAGTTTCTTACTATTTCTTTCTTCGCATTCTTTTGTTCGATGAACAGCCCAACATTCAGGAAACTTTTTCCAGAATATGTGGAAAAATATGAACAGCAGCTAGCAGATCAGCAATCAGCAGAACAGGCAGCACCTGCATCCGttcaagaacaaaattttgaacCCTCGTTGAAGAAACGTGGGACCAAAGAGGAGCCGAAAA
This window of the Primulina tabacum isolate GXHZ01 chromosome 4, ASM2559414v2, whole genome shotgun sequence genome carries:
- the LOC142542502 gene encoding pectinesterase 1-like, which translates into the protein MDTCTSFKGYGRVDELEEAAFKRKTRNQKIILSISLVLFIVLIIGVVAGTLVHRKNNNNANEVPAAAIYPAEAVKSVCSVTLYPDSCLTSLSASNTTDPEKIFQFSLLVVMNSLEMVSSTFAKKFINRADDPEVKEALKVCETVLHDAVDSLDDCISSIDGNQISISKITDLRTWLSTVITDQETCFDALEEVSAALVTEVRHLMKNSTEFASNSLAIVSKFLKTVEENNIPIHRRLLEAKHGSPSWLTAAHRRILQVGKPKPNVTVSNDGSGDVRTINEAVGRIQNKSEMIFVIYVKAGEYVENVVLSKYQWNVMIYGDGKAATVVSGRRSNGTGYATFVTATFVAMGKGFMARDISFKNEAGPQNNQAVAFRSGSDKSIFYRCSFEAFQDTLYAHSNRQFYRECDVTGTVDFIFGNSASVFQDCKILPRQPLPNQFVTITAQGKTDPNQNTGISIQRCEMSPLDNLTASTFLGRPWKNFSTTVILQTNIGGFLNPLGWLQWQASDPPSTISYGEYANAGPGSNTSRRVQWAGYKPSLTSAEASKFNVESFIQGTSWLNGTNVAFDST
- the LOC142542503 gene encoding ubiquitin-conjugating enzyme E2 34-like is translated as MAEKACVKRLQKEYRALCKEPVSNVVARPLPNDILEWHYLLEGSDGTPFAGGYYYGKIKFPPEYPFKPPGISMTTPNGRFMTQKKICLSMSDFHPESWNPMWSVSSILTGLLSFMMDTSPTTGSVTTTAEDKQKLAKSSLAFNCKNPTFRKLFPEYVEKYEQQLADQQSAEQAAPASVQEQNFEPSLKKRGTKEEPKNVEVPKEVNDQRQRSFPSWLLLLLVFIFGGVMALPLLQL